One window of the Dehalococcoidia bacterium genome contains the following:
- a CDS encoding nitronate monooxygenase family protein encodes MTRPVLRTPLCDMLGIEYPVILAGMGGSGGGPTMAKAELVAAVSNAGGLGVIGGVAMSVEELRQEIRKVRDLTDKPFGVDLIFPTWGQVQGESGGTQLSFLDVQQFIPEQTKKFILEVRQKFNLPDVQPPPAGNPQLFSPDYIRRKVEVVIEEKVPVFASGLGSPGPFVPDMHAAGMVVMSLVGNVKNARRVAEAGVDIVVAQGYEGGGHTGRVGTMALVPQVVDAVAPKPVVAAGGIGDGRGLAAALCLGAIGVWVGTAFLVAEESPLDPLFKRRILEASEEDTRVTRIYSGKTMRNITNPLIEEWERAGAPTLPFPFQMGVVRQITYAAEQAGRKELLMNAAGQIAGMLRRIRPAREILEEMVAQAAEILGRVAPSYTQASLVGKDGP; translated from the coding sequence ATGACCCGTCCAGTCTTGCGGACGCCACTGTGCGACATGTTGGGCATCGAATACCCCGTGATCCTGGCGGGCATGGGCGGTAGCGGCGGCGGTCCCACCATGGCCAAGGCCGAGCTGGTGGCGGCCGTTTCCAACGCCGGCGGCCTGGGCGTCATCGGCGGCGTGGCCATGTCGGTGGAGGAGCTGCGCCAGGAGATACGGAAGGTGCGCGACCTCACCGACAAGCCCTTCGGCGTCGATCTCATCTTCCCCACATGGGGACAGGTTCAGGGGGAGTCCGGCGGTACCCAGTTGAGCTTCCTAGACGTCCAGCAGTTCATCCCCGAGCAGACGAAGAAGTTCATCCTGGAGGTCCGGCAGAAGTTCAATCTCCCCGATGTGCAGCCGCCTCCTGCCGGCAATCCCCAGCTCTTCAGCCCCGATTACATCAGGCGGAAGGTGGAGGTGGTGATCGAGGAGAAGGTGCCCGTTTTCGCCTCGGGCCTGGGCAGCCCTGGCCCCTTCGTGCCCGACATGCACGCCGCCGGCATGGTGGTCATGTCCCTGGTAGGCAACGTCAAGAACGCCCGCCGCGTGGCCGAGGCAGGGGTGGATATAGTGGTGGCCCAGGGGTACGAGGGCGGCGGGCACACGGGAAGGGTCGGCACCATGGCCCTGGTGCCCCAGGTGGTGGACGCGGTGGCCCCCAAGCCGGTGGTGGCGGCAGGAGGCATAGGCGACGGCCGAGGCCTGGCAGCCGCCCTCTGCCTGGGCGCTATCGGTGTCTGGGTCGGGACTGCCTTCCTGGTAGCCGAGGAATCGCCCCTGGACCCCCTGTTCAAGCGGCGCATCCTGGAGGCCAGCGAGGAGGACACCCGCGTCACCCGCATCTACTCGGGCAAGACCATGCGCAACATCACCAACCCCCTCATCGAGGAGTGGGAGAGGGCCGGCGCTCCCACCCTGCCCTTCCCCTTCCAGATGGGGGTCGTCCGCCAGATCACCTACGCCGCCGAGCAGGCAGGGCGCAAGGAGCTGCTCATGAACGCCGCCGGACAGATAGCGGGCATGCTGCGCCGCATCCGCCCCGCCCGCGAGATCCTGGAGGAGATGGTGGCCCAGGCAGCGGAGATCCTGGGCCGCGTCGCCCCCTCCTACACCCAGGCCTCCCTCGTGGGCAAGGATGGGCCATGA